A region of Allocoleopsis franciscana PCC 7113 DNA encodes the following proteins:
- the nirB gene encoding nitrite reductase large subunit NirB: MTAKKNLIVIGNGMVGHKFLELMIAKGQTQEWNLITFCEEPRVAYDRVNLSGYFSGKTAADLSLVEPGLYQENGIQIHIGDKAVAIDREQKTVSSANGLTVPYDKIVLATGSSPFVPPIKGNEISGAFVYRTIEDLEEISTYAKNCQVGVVIGGGLLGLEAANALKTMGLKTHVVEFASRLMPVQVDDAGGAILRSKIEALGVSVHTSKSTTQIVSEDGKIVKMLFADGSELETDMIVFSTGIRPRDELARSCGLEVGERGGIVINDYCQTSDPEIYAIGECALYKNRIYGLVAPGYTMAGVVADLLNNVTTSTFIGADMSTKLKLLGVDVASFGDAFARTPGAREIAITDTVQGIYKKLVLNEDGTRLLGGILVGDASAYGTLLQFVQNAITLPPHPEDLLMPPREGAPVAKMGVESLPDTAQICSCNNVSKGQICTAIREQNLTDVPTIKKCTKAGTGCGGCVPLVTDLLKSEMKKAGIEVKNHLCEHFAYSRQELYHLVRVHQIKTFDELIQQHGTGRGCEICKPAVASILASTWNEHILEKSLVGLQDTNDYYLANIQRDGTYSVVPRVPGGEITPDKLIVLGQVAQEFGLYTKITGGQRIDLFGARVEQLPHIWQRLVDAGFESGHAYGKALRTVKSCVGSTWCRFGVQDSTSLAIEVELRYRGLRSPHKLKSAVSGCTRECAEAQSKDFGIIATEKGWNLYVCGNGGMKPQHAILLAEDIDKETLIKYLDRFLMFYIRTADRLERTATWFNKLEGGIDYLKQVIIHDSLGIGAELEQEMQYLVNTYQCEWKTTIEDAEKLNRFRHFVNSDESDPNIVHVEERGQKRPAKEHEKTLAITS; encoded by the coding sequence ATGACAGCCAAAAAGAATCTCATTGTTATTGGCAACGGCATGGTAGGACACAAGTTCCTAGAATTGATGATTGCCAAAGGACAAACACAAGAATGGAACTTGATAACCTTCTGTGAAGAACCGCGTGTTGCCTACGATCGCGTAAACCTCAGTGGCTATTTTTCTGGAAAAACAGCAGCAGATTTATCACTGGTAGAACCGGGACTTTATCAAGAAAACGGTATTCAAATTCATATTGGTGATAAAGCTGTTGCAATCGATCGCGAACAAAAAACCGTCTCATCAGCAAATGGCTTAACAGTTCCCTACGATAAGATTGTCCTCGCAACGGGTTCCTCTCCTTTCGTACCACCCATTAAGGGGAATGAGATTTCAGGAGCTTTTGTATACCGCACCATTGAAGACCTGGAAGAAATATCTACCTACGCCAAAAATTGTCAAGTTGGTGTTGTGATTGGTGGAGGTTTATTAGGTTTAGAAGCCGCTAATGCCCTCAAGACGATGGGCTTGAAAACCCATGTCGTTGAATTTGCATCTCGACTGATGCCTGTACAAGTTGATGATGCAGGTGGCGCGATTCTCCGCAGTAAGATAGAAGCGCTTGGGGTTTCGGTTCATACCAGCAAATCAACGACTCAAATTGTCAGCGAAGATGGCAAAATTGTTAAGATGCTGTTTGCAGATGGTTCTGAGTTAGAAACAGACATGATCGTCTTTTCTACCGGAATTCGTCCCCGTGATGAATTGGCTAGAAGCTGCGGGTTAGAAGTCGGAGAACGCGGTGGTATTGTTATTAACGACTACTGCCAAACATCCGATCCAGAAATTTATGCGATCGGTGAATGTGCCCTCTACAAAAATCGCATCTATGGTTTAGTTGCTCCTGGTTATACGATGGCAGGAGTTGTAGCAGATTTGTTAAACAACGTCACCACGAGCACCTTTATCGGTGCAGATATGTCTACCAAGCTAAAACTTTTGGGGGTGGATGTTGCGAGTTTTGGAGATGCGTTTGCCAGAACTCCTGGTGCTAGAGAAATTGCCATTACCGATACCGTTCAAGGCATTTACAAAAAGCTAGTCCTGAATGAGGATGGTACTCGTTTACTGGGTGGAATTCTCGTTGGGGATGCGTCTGCTTATGGTACTTTGCTGCAATTTGTGCAAAACGCCATTACCCTGCCACCTCATCCAGAAGATTTGCTGATGCCGCCACGGGAAGGCGCACCTGTAGCCAAGATGGGGGTGGAAAGCTTACCGGATACCGCCCAAATTTGTTCTTGTAATAATGTCAGCAAAGGTCAAATTTGTACAGCGATTCGAGAGCAGAATTTAACCGATGTTCCCACCATCAAAAAATGTACGAAAGCTGGAACAGGTTGCGGCGGTTGCGTACCACTGGTGACAGATTTGCTCAAGTCGGAGATGAAGAAAGCAGGGATAGAGGTGAAGAATCATCTCTGCGAACACTTCGCCTATAGCCGTCAAGAACTCTATCATTTAGTCCGTGTTCACCAAATTAAGACATTTGATGAGTTAATTCAACAACACGGTACAGGTAGGGGTTGTGAAATTTGTAAGCCAGCGGTAGCTTCCATTCTTGCCTCGACGTGGAATGAGCATATTTTAGAGAAGTCTCTTGTTGGTCTTCAAGATACCAATGATTACTACCTCGCTAACATTCAGCGGGATGGGACTTATTCAGTTGTGCCACGAGTACCGGGTGGGGAAATTACGCCGGATAAGCTGATTGTGCTAGGACAAGTTGCCCAAGAATTTGGTCTTTATACCAAAATTACAGGTGGACAACGGATTGATTTGTTTGGTGCTCGTGTTGAGCAATTGCCTCATATTTGGCAGCGATTAGTTGATGCCGGATTTGAATCCGGTCATGCCTATGGTAAGGCACTGCGGACGGTGAAATCTTGCGTGGGTAGTACCTGGTGCCGCTTTGGAGTGCAGGATTCTACGAGTTTGGCGATTGAGGTAGAACTGCGGTATCGGGGTTTGCGATCGCCCCACAAGCTAAAATCTGCTGTATCGGGTTGTACTCGTGAATGTGCCGAAGCCCAAAGTAAGGACTTTGGCATCATTGCGACTGAAAAAGGTTGGAATTTGTATGTGTGCGGCAATGGTGGAATGAAGCCACAACATGCCATATTGCTAGCCGAGGATATCGACAAGGAAACCCTGATTAAATATTTAGATCGGTTCCTTATGTTCTATATCCGTACCGCCGATCGACTGGAACGCACTGCCACTTGGTTCAATAAACTTGAAGGGGGAATTGATTACCTTAAGCAGGTCATTATTCATGATTCTCTAGGCATTGGTGCTGAGTTAGAGCAAGAGATGCAGTACCTAGTTAATACTTACCAATGTGAATGGAAAACGACCATTGAAGATGCCGAAAAACTCAATCGTTTTCGTCATTTTGTGAATTCTGATGAGTCCGATCCAAATATTGTACATGTAGAAGAACGGGGTCAAAAACGCCCCGCTAAAGAACACGAAAAAACTCTAGCGATTACTTCATAA
- a CDS encoding DUF6174 domain-containing protein: protein MQRNKQLWAKQKISKYRYTLRRSCFCLPKSTEPVRIAVRNGKVTSMVAASNGQPVNREDFAKYDLIAKLFEIVEDAICASQQRFAIAKKAYRLSVTYHPTLGYPTKIDIDYNKQMADEEIFLTIENLQPLK, encoded by the coding sequence TTGCAGCGCAACAAGCAATTATGGGCAAAGCAAAAAATCTCCAAGTACCGCTACACATTGCGCCGGAGTTGCTTTTGTTTACCCAAATCAACCGAACCCGTGAGGATTGCAGTCCGTAATGGCAAAGTGACTTCAATGGTTGCTGCCAGTAATGGACAGCCAGTTAATCGGGAGGACTTCGCAAAGTACGATTTGATCGCAAAGCTATTTGAGATTGTAGAAGATGCGATCTGCGCTTCGCAGCAGCGCTTCGCTATCGCCAAAAAAGCATACCGCCTATCCGTAACTTACCACCCCACCCTCGGCTACCCAACCAAAATCGACATCGATTACAACAAACAAATGGCTGATGAAGAGATATTTCTCACCATTGAGAATCTGCAACCGCTCAAATAG
- a CDS encoding DUF4336 domain-containing protein — protein sequence MEWIEQLKKAHQTLRTQLLDQGQQNNPSINSRDWSWRFWLAVPLYPYSRRRTLRKEIVKDTIWTFDQLQGILYTVVPIRMTVVKLEKGGLLVYAPVAPTKECIRLVKELEAKHGNVKYIILPTASGLEHKVFVGPFARQFPASKVFVTANQWSYPLNLPLGWLGFPTKRTQILPESSGAAPFGDEFDYEVLSIDLGRGSFEEVALLHKRSRTLLLTDSVLSVPEKPPEIVQVDPYPLLFHARDNAFDVVEDTEANRRKGWQRISLFALYFRPSKLETIGLGEAFRDAFKAPERSRKAYFGLFPFRWKTDWKQSFNALRGGGRPFVAPILQTFIFNQSPRDVLDWADKVAKWYFERIIPCHFDAPIEVGPHQFRQAFTFLEKKPSTGEDTLRSASQPLPEEDFEFMRKLEENLTKRGITSPAKENV from the coding sequence GTGGAGTGGATAGAACAACTAAAGAAAGCGCACCAGACGCTAAGAACACAGTTACTAGATCAGGGGCAACAGAATAATCCAAGTATCAATTCTAGGGACTGGTCATGGCGGTTCTGGCTTGCTGTGCCACTCTACCCATACAGTAGGCGGCGAACCCTTCGCAAAGAAATAGTTAAGGACACCATCTGGACGTTCGACCAGTTGCAGGGCATCCTCTACACCGTCGTCCCGATTCGCATGACCGTCGTTAAGCTCGAAAAAGGCGGTCTCCTCGTCTATGCGCCAGTCGCGCCGACCAAAGAGTGTATTCGGCTGGTTAAGGAGTTAGAGGCGAAGCACGGTAACGTTAAGTACATCATCCTGCCAACTGCCTCTGGCTTAGAACACAAAGTCTTCGTTGGTCCCTTCGCCAGACAGTTTCCTGCGTCAAAGGTTTTTGTGACTGCCAACCAGTGGAGTTACCCACTTAATCTGCCACTGGGTTGGCTAGGTTTCCCCACTAAACGGACTCAGATACTCCCAGAGTCTAGCGGTGCCGCCCCGTTTGGGGATGAGTTTGACTACGAGGTACTGAGTATTGATCTCGGACGGGGTTCTTTTGAAGAAGTTGCCTTATTGCACAAGCGATCGCGCACTCTATTATTAACAGACTCGGTGCTTTCTGTGCCAGAGAAGCCACCAGAGATTGTCCAAGTTGACCCCTACCCCTTGCTGTTCCACGCCAGAGACAATGCCTTCGACGTGGTTGAAGACACTGAGGCGAATCGCCGCAAGGGATGGCAGCGCATTTCGCTGTTTGCATTGTACTTTCGTCCTAGCAAGTTGGAGACGATTGGACTGGGGGAGGCATTTCGCGATGCCTTCAAAGCGCCGGAGCGATCGAGGAAGGCGTATTTCGGTTTGTTTCCATTCCGATGGAAGACCGATTGGAAGCAGTCATTCAATGCATTGCGAGGGGGCGGTCGTCCGTTTGTGGCACCAATTTTACAGACGTTCATTTTCAACCAATCGCCTAGGGACGTACTCGACTGGGCGGATAAGGTGGCGAAGTGGTATTTTGAACGAATTATTCCCTGCCACTTTGACGCACCTATTGAGGTAGGGCCGCATCAGTTCCGGCAGGCGTTCACTTTCCTTGAGAAGAAACCCTCTACAGGTGAGGACACATTGAGAAGTGCAAGTCAGCCTCTACCTGAGGAGGACTTTGAATTCATGAGGAAACTGGAAGAGAACCTGACCAAGCGCGGTATCACTTCGCCAGCAAAGGAGAACGTGTAG
- a CDS encoding ATP-binding protein, which produces MSSWQSFFIMQVCRKQGLTDTGLSKREGEILLAKFPDEETIRTNKPVADYLTGDKICTPENVEVQMRTIYNECFSPKNCKDPPDFQGEIGQKRDPCFQAWLKRKYQEYLPVTRCSESDSLSATPASASQPVWRHQFQTLIDNKTKDFVGRKYVFHAIAEFLENQPNGYLIIEGDPGIGKSAILAEYVRRTGCVAHFNS; this is translated from the coding sequence ATGAGTTCATGGCAATCCTTTTTTATAATGCAGGTATGCCGTAAACAAGGCTTAACTGACACGGGCTTATCTAAGAGAGAGGGAGAAATTCTCCTAGCGAAATTTCCTGATGAGGAAACCATAAGAACCAACAAGCCGGTTGCCGATTACCTCACAGGCGACAAAATCTGTACTCCAGAGAATGTTGAAGTGCAGATGCGAACTATATATAACGAGTGCTTCTCTCCAAAGAATTGCAAAGACCCTCCTGACTTCCAAGGCGAAATAGGTCAAAAACGAGATCCTTGCTTCCAAGCTTGGCTGAAACGGAAGTATCAGGAATATTTGCCAGTTACAAGATGTTCCGAATCTGACTCTCTCAGTGCCACCCCTGCGAGCGCGTCACAACCAGTTTGGCGTCACCAGTTTCAAACCCTAATCGACAACAAAACAAAGGATTTCGTTGGTCGTAAATATGTCTTTCATGCGATTGCCGAGTTTCTGGAAAACCAACCTAACGGCTATCTCATTATTGAAGGCGATCCTGGGATAGGTAAAAGTGCCATATTAGCGGAGTATGTGCGGCGGACTGGGTGCGTGGCTCATTTCAATTCGTGA
- a CDS encoding endonuclease/exonuclease/phosphatase family protein: MEGLAAQQADLIGLQEVKLPEDNSAWLAQQLNMPYVQLVPHKGLDDKGFPYYGGAILSRYPFTQQETLDLQTQGRVAQYVQVEVDGQRLVFCNGHYYWYPGPSPERVKQVQLLLDWLGKLPPDRPIVAVGDFNGMPETPAIAKRCCEAQIALMRDRFTSAYAAYHGHEPEYTCPTPLKKRRSLQRRVVKYLVNAWIHRNLRPWRGTLDYVFINQHLRVQNCQLILTEPAPNDRTLYPSDHFGIAAELEIVRRSP; encoded by the coding sequence GTGGAGGGTTTGGCAGCACAACAGGCAGATTTAATCGGACTACAGGAGGTCAAGCTTCCAGAAGACAACAGCGCTTGGTTAGCACAGCAGCTTAATATGCCTTACGTGCAGCTAGTGCCTCACAAAGGGCTAGACGATAAAGGTTTCCCGTATTACGGAGGGGCAATTCTTAGCCGTTATCCCTTCACGCAACAAGAAACACTGGACTTGCAAACTCAGGGACGGGTAGCGCAATATGTTCAGGTTGAAGTGGACGGTCAGCGATTGGTCTTTTGTAACGGGCATTATTACTGGTATCCTGGCCCCAGCCCCGAACGGGTAAAGCAGGTGCAGTTGCTCCTCGACTGGCTGGGTAAGTTACCACCCGATAGGCCAATCGTGGCAGTAGGGGATTTTAATGGTATGCCTGAGACACCTGCGATAGCGAAGCGCTGCTGCGAAGCGCAGATCGCATTGATGCGCGATCGATTCACCTCAGCTTACGCAGCCTACCACGGTCACGAGCCGGAATATACCTGTCCCACACCCTTAAAAAAACGACGCAGCTTGCAGCGCAGGGTGGTCAAATACCTAGTTAATGCGTGGATTCACCGCAACTTGCGACCTTGGCGGGGTACGTTGGACTACGTGTTTATCAACCAGCACCTGCGTGTGCAAAACTGCCAACTCATTCTCACCGAACCTGCACCCAATGACCGTACTCTGTACCCCTCCGACCATTTTGGTATTGCGGCTGAACTTGAAATAGTGAGGCGATCGCCTTGA
- a CDS encoding WD40 repeat domain-containing protein, translated as MHTSTVRQNCLDRPLGHNDSVLAVAVTADGKRAISVSRDRTLKVWDLTSGNIVSSFKGDNIFSACAVAADGVTIVAGDSLGCLHFLRLEGV; from the coding sequence ATACACACTTCTACTGTTCGTCAAAATTGCCTTGACAGACCACTAGGGCATAATGACTCAGTTCTTGCAGTAGCAGTAACAGCGGATGGCAAGCGAGCTATTTCTGTGTCTCGCGACCGCACTTTAAAAGTTTGGGATTTAACCAGTGGAAACATCGTTTCCAGTTTCAAAGGGGACAACATATTTTCAGCATGTGCTGTAGCAGCAGATGGAGTAACTATTGTTGCAGGTGATTCCCTTGGTTGTCTGCATTTTCTTCGCCTAGAAGG
- the nirD gene encoding nitrite reductase small subunit NirD: MVQALVRETSKTWVDICSIEAISPNTGVCALVEGQQVAIFKVGNQDEVFAISNYDPFSKAFVLSRGIIGDRKGILKVASPIYKQNFNLLTGQCLDDETVSIPTYQVRVVEGRVQVSV; encoded by the coding sequence ATGGTTCAAGCATTAGTTCGTGAGACGAGTAAAACCTGGGTTGATATTTGTTCGATTGAAGCGATCTCACCCAATACCGGAGTTTGTGCCTTAGTTGAAGGCCAACAGGTAGCGATTTTCAAAGTCGGGAATCAGGATGAGGTTTTTGCGATTAGTAATTACGATCCGTTTAGTAAAGCCTTTGTGTTATCGAGGGGAATTATCGGCGATCGCAAAGGGATTCTCAAAGTGGCTTCCCCGATTTACAAGCAAAATTTCAACTTACTGACTGGACAGTGTCTTGATGATGAAACAGTCAGCATTCCCACTTATCAAGTGAGGGTAGTTGAAGGTAGAGTGCAGGTATCTGTCTAA
- a CDS encoding Uma2 family endonuclease: MFPVKYPIPQSDPPLSPRETLPSMYDLPSEDPEEPGLPDEFHDLQAQFLTLTFCPPHYPASRVFSASDMNLYYDVRHAQWYKRPDWFGVVGVPRLYDDVDMRLSYVVWQEGVNPFVVVELLSPGTEKEDLGEMDEEKLPTESEDVVDNGQAVQPQNENKPPRKWEVYEQILRIPYYVVFSRYTNRLRAFKQEGARYQELELHQPRVWMPEIELGLGLWQGEYQGIERLWLRWYDAQGNWILTEAEQERQRAEQAESKLESLMQRLRESGIDPERFLKEQS, encoded by the coding sequence ATGTTTCCGGTCAAATACCCCATTCCCCAAAGTGACCCGCCCTTGTCGCCGAGAGAAACCCTACCCTCCATGTACGATTTGCCTAGCGAAGACCCGGAGGAACCTGGTTTGCCCGACGAATTCCATGACTTGCAAGCGCAATTCTTGACCCTCACGTTCTGTCCTCCACACTATCCGGCTTCGCGGGTATTCAGTGCCAGCGACATGAACCTTTACTATGATGTGCGCCACGCTCAATGGTACAAGCGACCGGATTGGTTTGGCGTTGTGGGCGTGCCTCGACTTTATGATGATGTCGATATGCGCCTTTCTTACGTGGTTTGGCAAGAGGGCGTGAATCCTTTCGTGGTTGTGGAATTGCTCTCTCCGGGGACGGAAAAAGAAGACTTAGGGGAAATGGATGAGGAAAAGCTGCCAACTGAGTCTGAGGACGTTGTAGATAATGGGCAAGCCGTTCAGCCTCAAAATGAGAATAAACCGCCACGAAAATGGGAGGTTTACGAGCAGATTCTACGCATTCCTTACTATGTAGTTTTTAGTCGTTATACCAATCGGCTACGAGCCTTTAAACAGGAAGGGGCACGTTACCAAGAGTTAGAGTTACACCAGCCACGAGTATGGATGCCTGAGATAGAGTTAGGCTTGGGATTGTGGCAAGGAGAGTATCAAGGAATTGAGCGTTTGTGGTTGCGGTGGTATGACGCTCAAGGTAATTGGATTCTTACTGAGGCGGAACAGGAACGACAGCGAGCTGAACAAGCGGAATCTAAGTTAGAGTCTTTGATGCAGCGACTTCGAGAATCAGGAATTGACCCTGAGAGGTTTTTGAAAGAGCAAAGCTGA
- a CDS encoding glutamine synthetase family protein, whose translation MEKELLQTLDATGTRFVRILWCDNANIIRGKAVHRGAIAEYLQHGVGISAAQQAIPVMADAPAPGSGLGPVGEVRLVPDWNTLTPLPYAPGHARVMGDMLKEGTPWNLCPRNFLKRMVAEAKHEGLEVIAAFENEFYFLKQTANGIVPADETVFASTLAMDLHQHVIDEIAEALVEQGMLVEQYYPESGPGQQEISILYTHALAAADQQIAFRETVRAIALQHHLTASFLPKIFADKAGSGCHLHLSLWQDGQNLIPNLDVEGELSEIARRFIAGILHHLPALMALTTPSTNSYRRIRPHHWSGAFRCWGTDNREAAVRVVSNPEECSPTQFELKTVDASANPYLALGAVIAAGLDGIRHCFELGESVTIDPGYMTEAEQNICNIDRLPINLEQSIAQLSSDQVLLEALGTELAQAYLAVRKAEWEAMKDLALEEEVKLLLERY comes from the coding sequence ATGGAGAAAGAACTTTTACAAACACTCGATGCCACGGGTACTCGGTTTGTGCGGATTCTCTGGTGTGACAATGCCAACATTATTCGTGGCAAGGCGGTACATCGGGGAGCAATAGCTGAGTACCTCCAACACGGTGTTGGCATTTCTGCTGCACAGCAGGCGATTCCTGTAATGGCTGATGCCCCAGCACCCGGAAGTGGTTTGGGTCCGGTGGGCGAGGTGCGCCTAGTCCCCGACTGGAACACTTTAACACCTTTACCCTATGCTCCTGGTCATGCTCGTGTGATGGGGGACATGCTCAAAGAGGGTACTCCTTGGAATCTTTGTCCCCGAAATTTCCTGAAAAGGATGGTTGCGGAAGCGAAGCATGAGGGGTTAGAAGTGATTGCCGCTTTTGAGAATGAATTCTACTTTCTCAAACAGACAGCGAATGGGATTGTTCCTGCGGATGAGACGGTTTTTGCCTCAACCCTAGCGATGGATTTGCATCAGCACGTAATAGATGAGATTGCAGAAGCACTGGTTGAGCAAGGGATGCTAGTTGAACAGTATTATCCAGAATCGGGGCCAGGGCAGCAGGAAATTTCGATCCTTTATACTCATGCCTTAGCCGCCGCCGATCAGCAAATTGCGTTTCGGGAAACTGTGCGTGCGATCGCACTGCAACATCATCTTACCGCCTCCTTCTTACCGAAAATCTTCGCTGACAAGGCAGGTAGCGGTTGTCACCTCCACCTCAGTCTCTGGCAGGATGGACAAAACCTGATACCCAATCTTGATGTAGAGGGGGAACTCTCAGAAATTGCCCGTCGCTTCATTGCCGGCATCCTCCACCACCTCCCAGCCCTCATGGCACTCACCACACCTAGCACCAATTCTTATCGCCGGATTCGTCCACATCATTGGAGTGGTGCATTTCGGTGTTGGGGAACCGATAATCGAGAGGCGGCGGTGAGAGTGGTAAGTAACCCGGAAGAATGTAGCCCAACTCAGTTTGAACTGAAAACAGTGGATGCTTCTGCTAATCCTTATCTGGCTTTGGGGGCTGTGATTGCGGCGGGATTGGATGGCATCCGGCACTGTTTTGAACTGGGAGAATCGGTGACAATCGACCCTGGATATATGACAGAAGCGGAGCAAAATATCTGTAATATTGATCGATTGCCTATCAATTTAGAGCAGTCTATCGCTCAACTGAGTAGTGATCAAGTGCTTCTAGAGGCTTTGGGTACAGAACTTGCTCAAGCTTATTTGGCAGTTCGCAAAGCCGAGTGGGAAGCGATGAAAGATTTAGCGCTGGAAGAGGAAGTGAAATTGTTATTAGAGCGGTATTGA
- a CDS encoding WD40 repeat domain-containing protein, with amino-acid sequence MCGGLGAWLISIRELRTLTGHTEWVWAVAITADEKLAVSASDDCTLKVWDLASGENLKTLKGHTDIVRAVAVAATADGHWIISGSRDRTLKVWELASGRVLHTLTGHTDLISGVAVTADGKRAVSASKDSTLKIWDLANGRELFTWAGHDEWVWAVAITSDNQWVVSASDDRTLKVWELESGRELHTLVGHTDQVSAVAVTADGKWAVSASKDSAIKVWELASGKELRTLLVVCQELIDG; translated from the coding sequence ATGTGCGGCGGACTGGGTGCGTGGCTCATTTCAATTCGTGAACTACGAACATTAACAGGTCATACTGAATGGGTTTGGGCAGTAGCGATTACAGCAGATGAAAAACTGGCTGTTTCTGCCTCTGATGACTGTACATTGAAAGTTTGGGATTTAGCTAGTGGTGAGAACCTAAAAACTTTAAAGGGACACACTGATATAGTTAGGGCAGTTGCAGTAGCAGCGACGGCAGATGGACATTGGATAATTTCTGGTTCCCGCGATCGCACCTTGAAGGTTTGGGAATTAGCCAGTGGTCGTGTATTGCACACCTTGACAGGTCACACTGACTTGATCAGTGGGGTGGCAGTGACAGCAGATGGAAAGCGAGCTGTTTCTGCTTCTAAAGACAGTACCTTAAAAATTTGGGATTTAGCTAATGGTCGCGAACTGTTCACTTGGGCAGGTCACGATGAGTGGGTCTGGGCAGTGGCAATTACATCGGACAATCAGTGGGTAGTTTCTGCATCTGATGACCGCACATTAAAAGTTTGGGAATTAGAGAGTGGTCGTGAACTGCATACCTTGGTAGGACATACAGATCAAGTCAGTGCAGTGGCAGTGACAGCAGATGGAAAGTGGGCTGTTTCTGCTTCTAAAGACAGCGCTATTAAGGTCTGGGAGCTAGCTAGTGGCAAAGAACTACGAACCTTACTAGTGGTCTGTCAAGAACTAATTGACGGATAG
- a CDS encoding DNA-methyltransferase, protein MITQLAFDYPSEQIGNSVIVQADCLEWLTRIPENSIHAVVTDPPYGVKEYDFEQIVKRGNGSGGIWRIPPSFDGHQRSPLPRFTALTQKERVILKCFFAEWAKFVVRVLRPGGHVFIASNAFLSQLVFGALVEGGLEFRGELIRLVRTLRGGDRPKNAEHEFPDVSSMPRGCYEPWGIFRKPIPSGMKLSDCLRKFQTGGLRRTADGNPFNDVIFSERTPQQERNIANHPSIKPQSFLRQVVYACLPLSEGIIVDTFMGSGSTLAAAEAMGICCIGVERYPEYYEMSRTAIPKLAALKIQTDLKTSSETNALKTPSENMEHHQLSLW, encoded by the coding sequence ATGATAACCCAATTAGCGTTTGACTATCCATCAGAGCAAATAGGCAACTCTGTCATCGTGCAAGCAGACTGTTTGGAGTGGCTAACACGAATACCAGAAAATAGCATTCATGCTGTTGTGACAGACCCACCTTATGGTGTAAAAGAATATGATTTCGAGCAAATTGTAAAAAGAGGAAATGGCAGTGGAGGAATTTGGAGAATTCCCCCCTCATTCGATGGGCATCAACGGTCACCTTTGCCACGTTTTACAGCACTTACTCAAAAAGAACGAGTAATCTTAAAGTGTTTTTTTGCCGAATGGGCTAAGTTTGTCGTGCGTGTATTGCGCCCTGGTGGTCATGTCTTTATTGCGAGCAATGCCTTTCTTTCTCAGCTAGTTTTTGGAGCATTAGTTGAGGGTGGATTGGAGTTTCGTGGAGAATTAATTCGCCTTGTAAGAACGCTTCGTGGTGGCGATCGCCCAAAAAATGCTGAGCATGAATTTCCGGATGTCTCATCAATGCCCAGGGGCTGTTATGAACCGTGGGGTATTTTCCGCAAACCCATTCCATCAGGGATGAAACTAAGTGACTGCCTACGAAAATTCCAAACCGGAGGACTGAGAAGAACTGCGGATGGCAATCCTTTCAATGATGTAATTTTCAGCGAAAGAACACCTCAGCAAGAACGCAACATAGCCAACCACCCAAGCATCAAACCCCAGTCTTTTCTACGCCAAGTTGTTTATGCTTGTCTTCCTCTCAGTGAAGGGATTATCGTTGATACGTTTATGGGTTCAGGCTCTACATTAGCAGCAGCAGAAGCAATGGGAATTTGCTGTATTGGTGTTGAACGCTATCCAGAATATTATGAGATGAGTCGTACAGCGATTCCGAAGCTAGCAGCACTTAAGATACAAACTGATTTGAAAACATCATCTGAGACTAACGCTCTGAAAACACCCTCTGAGAACATGGAACACCATCAGCTATCTCTATGGTAG